One window of Acropora palmata chromosome 1, jaAcrPala1.3, whole genome shotgun sequence genomic DNA carries:
- the LOC141891534 gene encoding uncharacterized protein LOC141891534 isoform X1, with protein sequence MWSMRSYPQQAETMQQRYNELVAQKDYEIFQLRNVLQGANIITDPKRAMSELDIVVDMDRDDTKFNVIGKDFETKKAAAESDRKDGNQDSEQVEGNSMNVQEEYSGDNPEQLMKNDNEYSPKKCQEEQNMSHIFLSLRFAKH encoded by the exons ATGTGGTCGATGCGAAGCTATCCACAACAAGCTGAAACAATGCAGCAACGGTACAATGAACTGGTTGCACAGAAAGATTATGAG ATTTTTCAGCTGAGAAATGTTTTGCAAGGAGCAAATATAATCACTGATCCAAAG AGAGCCATGTCAGAGCTGGACATTGTGGTGGACATGGACAGAGAtgatacaaaatttaatgtcataggaaaagattttgaaacaaagaagGCAGCAGCAGAAAGTGATCGTAAGGATGGAAACCAAGACAGTGAACAAGTTGAAGGCAATAGTATGAATGTCCAAGAAGAATACAGTGGTGATAACCCAGAACAACTCATGAAAAATGACAATGAATACAGtccaaaaaaatgtcaagagGAACAGAACATGTCCcacatttttttgtctctgCGGTTTGCAAAACACTGA
- the LOC141891534 gene encoding uncharacterized protein LOC141891534 isoform X2, producing MWSMRSYPQQAETMQQRYNELVAQKDYERAMSELDIVVDMDRDDTKFNVIGKDFETKKAAAESDRKDGNQDSEQVEGNSMNVQEEYSGDNPEQLMKNDNEYSPKKCQEEQNMSHIFLSLRFAKH from the exons ATGTGGTCGATGCGAAGCTATCCACAACAAGCTGAAACAATGCAGCAACGGTACAATGAACTGGTTGCACAGAAAGATTATGAG AGAGCCATGTCAGAGCTGGACATTGTGGTGGACATGGACAGAGAtgatacaaaatttaatgtcataggaaaagattttgaaacaaagaagGCAGCAGCAGAAAGTGATCGTAAGGATGGAAACCAAGACAGTGAACAAGTTGAAGGCAATAGTATGAATGTCCAAGAAGAATACAGTGGTGATAACCCAGAACAACTCATGAAAAATGACAATGAATACAGtccaaaaaaatgtcaagagGAACAGAACATGTCCcacatttttttgtctctgCGGTTTGCAAAACACTGA
- the LOC141891494 gene encoding galactose-3-O-sulfotransferase 2-like isoform X2, which yields MAAALSPDMLATDLAYYLARKGVPFCEAHSLSGTAVQAAENKSCPLNMLTDEDLKEIRNMCQPIDNVLFLKTHKTGGSSIANILFRFAKSRHLTVALPKKQIFSFFWPWSFQLSFVDNLGEKRPNLLSSHARYNQTTMQALMPNGTKFITILRHPISRFESAFLFEDFPAFLGISGSLNPLKNLMEDIDKFNPEISTMYTLRNSMSFDLGLEPEDFENADAVSNLIHSVKKNFDLVLLVEYFDESLILLKQQFCWSLEDVIYVKHNSRLQAWKKHHIPNKFKTHFLEWNKADVLLYDHFNETFWNIVKYQDENFWSEVRLLKKMSRKIAEDCLQPGEHKHDNWKKTVGKLILNQKMDPRMEPLCKDLVQDEDFYLKIFRDLQCK from the exons ATGGCAGCAGCTCTGAGTCCAGATATGTTAGCTACTGACCTTGCTTATTATTTAGCACGGAAAGGG GTACCTTTCTGTGAGGCTCACAGTCTGTCTGGAACTGCTGTTCAAGCTGCAGAAAATAAGAGTTGTCCCTTGAACATGCTCACTGATGAAGACTTAAAAGAAATCAG gAATATGTGTCAGCCAATAGATAATGTTTTGTTCCTTAAAACGCACAAGACTGGTGGAAGCTCAATAGCCAACATATTGTTTAGATTTGCCAAGAGCAGGCATTTAACAGTGGCGTTGccgaaaaaacaaattttttcgTTCTTCTGGCCGTGGAGCTTTCAATTAAGCTTTGTGGATAATTTGGGCGAAAAAAGGCCGAACTTATTGAGCAGTCATGCAAG GTACAATCAAACCACTATGCAAGCATTAATGCCTAATGGAACAAAATTTATCACCATCCTTCGACATCCCATTTCAAGATTTGAATCAGCCTTTCTTTTTGAAGATTTCCCTGCATTTCTTGGAATTTCAGGTTCTTTGAATCCCCTAAAAAATCTCATGGAGGATATTGATAAGTTCAATCCTGAAATAAGCACAATGTATACTCTGAGAAACAGCATGAGTTTTGATTTGGGTTTAGAACctgaagattttgaaaatgcagaTGCTGTCAGTAACTTAATCCATTCagtgaagaaaaattttgatCTTGTGTTGCTTGTTGAATATTTTGATGAGTCATTGATTCTACTTAAGCAACAGTTTTGTTGGAGTTTGGAGGATGTAATATATGTAAAACATAATTCGAGGTTGCAGGCATGGAAAAAGCATCATATCCCCAACAAGTTTAAAACTCACTTCTTGGAGTGGAATAAGGCAGATGTACTCCTCTATGACCACTTCaatgaaacattttggaaCATAGTGAAATACCAAGATGAAAACTTCTGGTCAGAAGTAAGACTCttgaagaaaatgtcacgcaaGATTGCAGAAGATTGTTTGCAACCAGGGGAACACAAACATGACAACTGGAAAAAAACTGTTGGTAAACTTATCTTGAATCAAAAAATGGATCCCAGGATGGAACCTTTGTGCAAAGATCTTGTTCAAGATGAGgacttttatttgaaaattttcagagaCTTACAATGCAAGTGA
- the LOC141891494 gene encoding galactose-3-O-sulfotransferase 2-like isoform X4, translating into MRVPRVFHEWNMCQPIDNVLFLKTHKTGGSSIANILFRFAKSRHLTVALPKKQIFSFFWPWSFQLSFVDNLGEKRPNLLSSHARYNQTTMQALMPNGTKFITILRHPISRFESAFLFEDFPAFLGISGSLNPLKNLMEDIDKFNPEISTMYTLRNSMSFDLGLEPEDFENADAVSNLIHSVKKNFDLVLLVEYFDESLILLKQQFCWSLEDVIYVKHNSRLQAWKKHHIPNKFKTHFLEWNKADVLLYDHFNETFWNIVKYQDENFWSEVRLLKKMSRKIAEDCLQPGEHKHDNWKKTVGKLILNQKMDPRMEPLCKDLVQDEDFYLKIFRDLQCK; encoded by the exons ATGCGCGTTCCGCGCGTTTTTCACGAATG gAATATGTGTCAGCCAATAGATAATGTTTTGTTCCTTAAAACGCACAAGACTGGTGGAAGCTCAATAGCCAACATATTGTTTAGATTTGCCAAGAGCAGGCATTTAACAGTGGCGTTGccgaaaaaacaaattttttcgTTCTTCTGGCCGTGGAGCTTTCAATTAAGCTTTGTGGATAATTTGGGCGAAAAAAGGCCGAACTTATTGAGCAGTCATGCAAG GTACAATCAAACCACTATGCAAGCATTAATGCCTAATGGAACAAAATTTATCACCATCCTTCGACATCCCATTTCAAGATTTGAATCAGCCTTTCTTTTTGAAGATTTCCCTGCATTTCTTGGAATTTCAGGTTCTTTGAATCCCCTAAAAAATCTCATGGAGGATATTGATAAGTTCAATCCTGAAATAAGCACAATGTATACTCTGAGAAACAGCATGAGTTTTGATTTGGGTTTAGAACctgaagattttgaaaatgcagaTGCTGTCAGTAACTTAATCCATTCagtgaagaaaaattttgatCTTGTGTTGCTTGTTGAATATTTTGATGAGTCATTGATTCTACTTAAGCAACAGTTTTGTTGGAGTTTGGAGGATGTAATATATGTAAAACATAATTCGAGGTTGCAGGCATGGAAAAAGCATCATATCCCCAACAAGTTTAAAACTCACTTCTTGGAGTGGAATAAGGCAGATGTACTCCTCTATGACCACTTCaatgaaacattttggaaCATAGTGAAATACCAAGATGAAAACTTCTGGTCAGAAGTAAGACTCttgaagaaaatgtcacgcaaGATTGCAGAAGATTGTTTGCAACCAGGGGAACACAAACATGACAACTGGAAAAAAACTGTTGGTAAACTTATCTTGAATCAAAAAATGGATCCCAGGATGGAACCTTTGTGCAAAGATCTTGTTCAAGATGAGgacttttatttgaaaattttcagagaCTTACAATGCAAGTGA
- the LOC141891494 gene encoding galactose-3-O-sulfotransferase 2-like isoform X3: MRLTKLSRFKNCIIWAMIAFLVIKFAVLPIYRFRKRNMCQPIDNVLFLKTHKTGGSSIANILFRFAKSRHLTVALPKKQIFSFFWPWSFQLSFVDNLGEKRPNLLSSHARYNQTTMQALMPNGTKFITILRHPISRFESAFLFEDFPAFLGISGSLNPLKNLMEDIDKFNPEISTMYTLRNSMSFDLGLEPEDFENADAVSNLIHSVKKNFDLVLLVEYFDESLILLKQQFCWSLEDVIYVKHNSRLQAWKKHHIPNKFKTHFLEWNKADVLLYDHFNETFWNIVKYQDENFWSEVRLLKKMSRKIAEDCLQPGEHKHDNWKKTVGKLILNQKMDPRMEPLCKDLVQDEDFYLKIFRDLQCK; the protein is encoded by the exons ATGAGACTTACAAAACTTTCTCGTTTCAAGAATTGTATTATTTGGGCTATGATAGCCTTCCTTGTGATAAAATTCGCAGTTCTACCTATTTATAGATTTCGGAAAAG gAATATGTGTCAGCCAATAGATAATGTTTTGTTCCTTAAAACGCACAAGACTGGTGGAAGCTCAATAGCCAACATATTGTTTAGATTTGCCAAGAGCAGGCATTTAACAGTGGCGTTGccgaaaaaacaaattttttcgTTCTTCTGGCCGTGGAGCTTTCAATTAAGCTTTGTGGATAATTTGGGCGAAAAAAGGCCGAACTTATTGAGCAGTCATGCAAG GTACAATCAAACCACTATGCAAGCATTAATGCCTAATGGAACAAAATTTATCACCATCCTTCGACATCCCATTTCAAGATTTGAATCAGCCTTTCTTTTTGAAGATTTCCCTGCATTTCTTGGAATTTCAGGTTCTTTGAATCCCCTAAAAAATCTCATGGAGGATATTGATAAGTTCAATCCTGAAATAAGCACAATGTATACTCTGAGAAACAGCATGAGTTTTGATTTGGGTTTAGAACctgaagattttgaaaatgcagaTGCTGTCAGTAACTTAATCCATTCagtgaagaaaaattttgatCTTGTGTTGCTTGTTGAATATTTTGATGAGTCATTGATTCTACTTAAGCAACAGTTTTGTTGGAGTTTGGAGGATGTAATATATGTAAAACATAATTCGAGGTTGCAGGCATGGAAAAAGCATCATATCCCCAACAAGTTTAAAACTCACTTCTTGGAGTGGAATAAGGCAGATGTACTCCTCTATGACCACTTCaatgaaacattttggaaCATAGTGAAATACCAAGATGAAAACTTCTGGTCAGAAGTAAGACTCttgaagaaaatgtcacgcaaGATTGCAGAAGATTGTTTGCAACCAGGGGAACACAAACATGACAACTGGAAAAAAACTGTTGGTAAACTTATCTTGAATCAAAAAATGGATCCCAGGATGGAACCTTTGTGCAAAGATCTTGTTCAAGATGAGgacttttatttgaaaattttcagagaCTTACAATGCAAGTGA
- the LOC141891494 gene encoding galactose-3-O-sulfotransferase 2-like isoform X1, producing the protein MRLTKLSRFKNCIIWAMIAFLVIKFAVLPIYRFRKRFVHKVVLPSICYFDKVVQYERACKIGTNVLFLFRNMCQPIDNVLFLKTHKTGGSSIANILFRFAKSRHLTVALPKKQIFSFFWPWSFQLSFVDNLGEKRPNLLSSHARYNQTTMQALMPNGTKFITILRHPISRFESAFLFEDFPAFLGISGSLNPLKNLMEDIDKFNPEISTMYTLRNSMSFDLGLEPEDFENADAVSNLIHSVKKNFDLVLLVEYFDESLILLKQQFCWSLEDVIYVKHNSRLQAWKKHHIPNKFKTHFLEWNKADVLLYDHFNETFWNIVKYQDENFWSEVRLLKKMSRKIAEDCLQPGEHKHDNWKKTVGKLILNQKMDPRMEPLCKDLVQDEDFYLKIFRDLQCK; encoded by the exons ATGAGACTTACAAAACTTTCTCGTTTCAAGAATTGTATTATTTGGGCTATGATAGCCTTCCTTGTGATAAAATTCGCAGTTCTACCTATTTATAGATTTCGGAAAAGGTTCGTACACAAAGTTGTGTTGCCATCCATCTGTTATTTTGACAAGGTAGTTCAGTACGAACGAGCTTGCAAAATAGGGACGAacgttttatttctttttaggAATATGTGTCAGCCAATAGATAATGTTTTGTTCCTTAAAACGCACAAGACTGGTGGAAGCTCAATAGCCAACATATTGTTTAGATTTGCCAAGAGCAGGCATTTAACAGTGGCGTTGccgaaaaaacaaattttttcgTTCTTCTGGCCGTGGAGCTTTCAATTAAGCTTTGTGGATAATTTGGGCGAAAAAAGGCCGAACTTATTGAGCAGTCATGCAAG GTACAATCAAACCACTATGCAAGCATTAATGCCTAATGGAACAAAATTTATCACCATCCTTCGACATCCCATTTCAAGATTTGAATCAGCCTTTCTTTTTGAAGATTTCCCTGCATTTCTTGGAATTTCAGGTTCTTTGAATCCCCTAAAAAATCTCATGGAGGATATTGATAAGTTCAATCCTGAAATAAGCACAATGTATACTCTGAGAAACAGCATGAGTTTTGATTTGGGTTTAGAACctgaagattttgaaaatgcagaTGCTGTCAGTAACTTAATCCATTCagtgaagaaaaattttgatCTTGTGTTGCTTGTTGAATATTTTGATGAGTCATTGATTCTACTTAAGCAACAGTTTTGTTGGAGTTTGGAGGATGTAATATATGTAAAACATAATTCGAGGTTGCAGGCATGGAAAAAGCATCATATCCCCAACAAGTTTAAAACTCACTTCTTGGAGTGGAATAAGGCAGATGTACTCCTCTATGACCACTTCaatgaaacattttggaaCATAGTGAAATACCAAGATGAAAACTTCTGGTCAGAAGTAAGACTCttgaagaaaatgtcacgcaaGATTGCAGAAGATTGTTTGCAACCAGGGGAACACAAACATGACAACTGGAAAAAAACTGTTGGTAAACTTATCTTGAATCAAAAAATGGATCCCAGGATGGAACCTTTGTGCAAAGATCTTGTTCAAGATGAGgacttttatttgaaaattttcagagaCTTACAATGCAAGTGA